From Miscanthus floridulus cultivar M001 unplaced genomic scaffold, ASM1932011v1 fs_470_1_2, whole genome shotgun sequence, a single genomic window includes:
- the LOC136531885 gene encoding uncharacterized protein isoform X3, which produces MNRRRRGREKPARPRDTNCRLEWHERYRIIKGVCQGLRYLHEEKNIVHLDLKPDNILLDREMVPKITDFGLSRLFDKQQTRIITANCRGSRGYMAPEYLDNGVITFKSDIYSLGVIILEILTGQKERCNVENVVENWKNRLQATLSQLLLEAYCHQVKTCAEIALKCVHDNSQNRPDIGAIITMLNETETGFQEQETSTSCKLLEIHPLELRFPFELNRLATCPLYLANSTDDRIAFRLRPGNPERYFTEWLCGVVEPRSTYTLTVTMKEQKQHPPLDIDEFLIKQSRIMDSGQLKDINQGEADAEFDNFFEEVQKTCVDLVHENTLMALCDPQAETTSEVISTVIFDKMVSMDVHPTEPWIVTGHFNGHVCMWNYQTKAMVKSFELTREQEVLTVKFLAQKQWIVAGGGDGRIYVYSYNTMKRVKSFRALSNQITSLAIHPTEPYVLSASYDLVIKMWDWENGWKSTRKFEDAHSSSVMQIAFNPNDVKAFASVSKDYTLKIWSVDSPRANFTLAGHTSHVRCLDYFTRGDRQYLITGSDDGTAKIWNLQKKICVETLEGHANRVSAVCSHPELPILMTGSRDGTVRLWNSNSFRLEGVLNFGLRKVHALACMKDSRVVIGHSHGLAITEIGHHGRW; this is translated from the exons agggAGAAGCCGGCGCGTCCACGAG ATACAAATTGTAGACTTGAATGGCATGAGCGATACAGGATAATTAAAGGAGTTTGTCAAGGTTTGCGTTATCTACACGAGGAAAAGAATATTGTTCACTTAGATCTGAAGCCAGACAATATATTACTTGACCGAGAAATGGTTCCAAAAATAACCGATTTTGGTCTGTCAAGACTCTTTGACAAACAACAAACTCGAATTATAACTGCAAACTGTCGTGGGTCAAG GGGATATATGGCGCCAGAATACTTGGATAATGGAGTAATTACGTTCAAGTCAGACATATACAGTTTGGGTGTGATAATCCTAGAGATTTTAACAGGGCAAAAGGAGAGATGCAACGTTGAAAAT GTAGTTGAAAATTGGAAGAATAGACTGCAGGCAACGCTGAGCCAGTTGTTACTAGAAGCATACTGCCATCAAGTGAAGACATGTGCAGAGATTGCATTAAAATGTGTACATGACAACAGTCAAAATAGGCCCGATATTGGGGCCATTATTACTATGCTGAATGAAACAGAAACTGgtttccaagaacaagaaacttCTACATCCTGTAAGCTGCTTGAGATTCATCCCCTGGAGCTTCGATTCCCTTTCGAGCTTAACAGGTTGGCCACATGCCCATTGTACCTAGCCAACAGCACAGATGACCGTATCGCCTTCAGGCTTCGGCCAGGGAACCCAGAGAGGTACTTCACTGAGTGGCTCTGCGGTGTCGTGGAACCAAGATCCACTTACACCCTTACTGTGACTATGAAAGAACAGAAACAGCACCCACCGCTGGACATAGACGAGTTTCTAATTAAGCAGAGCCGTATAATGGATAGTGGCCAGCTTAAGGATATAAACCAAGGAGAAGCTGATGCTGAGTTTGATAATTTTTTTGAGGAAGTTCAAAAGACATGTGTTGATTTGGTGCATGAAAATACGCTGATGGCTCTTTGTGACCCACAAGCAGAGACAACCTCTGAG GTCATCTCAACGGTGATTTTTGATAAAATGGTTTCCATGGATGTACATCCAACAGAACCTTG GATTGTAACCGGTCACTTCAATGGGCATGTCTGCATGTGGAACTATCAGACAAAG GCAATGGTAAAGTCGTTTGAACTCACAAGGGAACAGGAAG TTTTGACGGTTAAATTTCTTGCACAAAAGCAATGGATTGTTGCCGGAGGTGGAGATGGTCGCATCTATGTGTACAGTTATAACACAATGAAGAGAGTCAAGAGTTTCAGGGCTCTCAGTAACCAGATCACTTCTTTGGCTATTCATCCAACTGAACCTTATGTACTGTCAGCATCCTATGACCTTGTAATTAAGATGTGGGACTGGGAAAATGGCTGGAAATCCACACGGAAATTTGAGGATGCGCACTCCAGCTCTGTGATGCAGATTGCCTTCAACCCCAATGATGTCAAAGcttttgcaagtgtttccaagGATTATACCTTAAAG ATCTGGAGTGTTGATTCTCCCCGTGCTAATTTCACATTGGCCGGGCATACATCTCATGTGAGATGTTTGGATTACTTTACTCGAGGTGACAGGCAATACTTGATTACCGGCTCTGATGATGGGACTGCCAAG ATTTGGAACTTGCAGAAGAAGATTTGCGTTGAAACACTGGAAGGACACGCAAATAGAGTCAGCGCTGTATGTTCCCATCCTGAGCTTCCTATATTGATGACAGGTTCCCGCGATGGGACTGTTCGTCTTTGGAACTCTAATAGCTTCAG GCTTGAGGGCGTACTCAACTTTGGTCTCAGAAAAGTCCATGCCTTAGCATGTATGAAGGACTCAAG GGTTGTTATTGGACACAGCCATGGATTAGCAATTACGGAGATTGGCCATCATGGACGTTGGTAG
- the LOC136531884 gene encoding non-specific lipid-transfer protein 4-like — MRPLLVLALLFVIAGAAHGAGECGRASADRVALRLAPCISAADNPQSTPTSSCCSAVHAIGQSPSCLCAVMLSGTARAAGIKPEVAITIPKRCNMADRPVGYKCGDYTLP, encoded by the exons ATGAGGCCGCTCCTTGTGCTTGCTCTGCTTTTTGTGATTGCCGGTGCGGCGCATGGCGCGGGGGAGTGCGGGAGAGCCTCCGCTGACAGGGTGGCGCTAAGGCTGGCGCCATGCATCTCGGCCGCCGACAACCCGCAGTCGACGCCGACGAGCAGCTGCTGCTCGGCCGTGCACGCCATCGGGCAGAGCCCCAGCTGCCTCTGCGCCGTCATGCTGTCCGGCACCGCCAGGGCTGCCGGGATCAAGCCGGAGGTCGCCATTACCATCCCCAAGCGCTGCAACATGGCCGATCGCCCCGTCGGCTACAAGTGCGGAG ATTACACGCTGCCCTGA
- the LOC136531885 gene encoding uncharacterized protein isoform X1 codes for MRTKHRNIVRFLGYCADTHGKIMKHEGKCVLAEVRVRLLCFEYIANGSLRSELKGTDTNCRLEWHERYRIIKGVCQGLRYLHEEKNIVHLDLKPDNILLDREMVPKITDFGLSRLFDKQQTRIITANCRGSRGYMAPEYLDNGVITFKSDIYSLGVIILEILTGQKERCNVENVVENWKNRLQATLSQLLLEAYCHQVKTCAEIALKCVHDNSQNRPDIGAIITMLNETETGFQEQETSTSCKLLEIHPLELRFPFELNRLATCPLYLANSTDDRIAFRLRPGNPERYFTEWLCGVVEPRSTYTLTVTMKEQKQHPPLDIDEFLIKQSRIMDSGQLKDINQGEADAEFDNFFEEVQKTCVDLVHENTLMALCDPQAETTSEVISTVIFDKMVSMDVHPTEPWIVTGHFNGHVCMWNYQTKAMVKSFELTREQEVLTVKFLAQKQWIVAGGGDGRIYVYSYNTMKRVKSFRALSNQITSLAIHPTEPYVLSASYDLVIKMWDWENGWKSTRKFEDAHSSSVMQIAFNPNDVKAFASVSKDYTLKIWSVDSPRANFTLAGHTSHVRCLDYFTRGDRQYLITGSDDGTAKIWNLQKKICVETLEGHANRVSAVCSHPELPILMTGSRDGTVRLWNSNSFRLEGVLNFGLRKVHALACMKDSRVVIGHSHGLAITEIGHHGRW; via the exons ATACAAATTGTAGACTTGAATGGCATGAGCGATACAGGATAATTAAAGGAGTTTGTCAAGGTTTGCGTTATCTACACGAGGAAAAGAATATTGTTCACTTAGATCTGAAGCCAGACAATATATTACTTGACCGAGAAATGGTTCCAAAAATAACCGATTTTGGTCTGTCAAGACTCTTTGACAAACAACAAACTCGAATTATAACTGCAAACTGTCGTGGGTCAAG GGGATATATGGCGCCAGAATACTTGGATAATGGAGTAATTACGTTCAAGTCAGACATATACAGTTTGGGTGTGATAATCCTAGAGATTTTAACAGGGCAAAAGGAGAGATGCAACGTTGAAAAT GTAGTTGAAAATTGGAAGAATAGACTGCAGGCAACGCTGAGCCAGTTGTTACTAGAAGCATACTGCCATCAAGTGAAGACATGTGCAGAGATTGCATTAAAATGTGTACATGACAACAGTCAAAATAGGCCCGATATTGGGGCCATTATTACTATGCTGAATGAAACAGAAACTGgtttccaagaacaagaaacttCTACATCCTGTAAGCTGCTTGAGATTCATCCCCTGGAGCTTCGATTCCCTTTCGAGCTTAACAGGTTGGCCACATGCCCATTGTACCTAGCCAACAGCACAGATGACCGTATCGCCTTCAGGCTTCGGCCAGGGAACCCAGAGAGGTACTTCACTGAGTGGCTCTGCGGTGTCGTGGAACCAAGATCCACTTACACCCTTACTGTGACTATGAAAGAACAGAAACAGCACCCACCGCTGGACATAGACGAGTTTCTAATTAAGCAGAGCCGTATAATGGATAGTGGCCAGCTTAAGGATATAAACCAAGGAGAAGCTGATGCTGAGTTTGATAATTTTTTTGAGGAAGTTCAAAAGACATGTGTTGATTTGGTGCATGAAAATACGCTGATGGCTCTTTGTGACCCACAAGCAGAGACAACCTCTGAG GTCATCTCAACGGTGATTTTTGATAAAATGGTTTCCATGGATGTACATCCAACAGAACCTTG GATTGTAACCGGTCACTTCAATGGGCATGTCTGCATGTGGAACTATCAGACAAAG GCAATGGTAAAGTCGTTTGAACTCACAAGGGAACAGGAAG TTTTGACGGTTAAATTTCTTGCACAAAAGCAATGGATTGTTGCCGGAGGTGGAGATGGTCGCATCTATGTGTACAGTTATAACACAATGAAGAGAGTCAAGAGTTTCAGGGCTCTCAGTAACCAGATCACTTCTTTGGCTATTCATCCAACTGAACCTTATGTACTGTCAGCATCCTATGACCTTGTAATTAAGATGTGGGACTGGGAAAATGGCTGGAAATCCACACGGAAATTTGAGGATGCGCACTCCAGCTCTGTGATGCAGATTGCCTTCAACCCCAATGATGTCAAAGcttttgcaagtgtttccaagGATTATACCTTAAAG ATCTGGAGTGTTGATTCTCCCCGTGCTAATTTCACATTGGCCGGGCATACATCTCATGTGAGATGTTTGGATTACTTTACTCGAGGTGACAGGCAATACTTGATTACCGGCTCTGATGATGGGACTGCCAAG ATTTGGAACTTGCAGAAGAAGATTTGCGTTGAAACACTGGAAGGACACGCAAATAGAGTCAGCGCTGTATGTTCCCATCCTGAGCTTCCTATATTGATGACAGGTTCCCGCGATGGGACTGTTCGTCTTTGGAACTCTAATAGCTTCAG GCTTGAGGGCGTACTCAACTTTGGTCTCAGAAAAGTCCATGCCTTAGCATGTATGAAGGACTCAAG GGTTGTTATTGGACACAGCCATGGATTAGCAATTACGGAGATTGGCCATCATGGACGTTGGTAG
- the LOC136531885 gene encoding uncharacterized protein isoform X2, producing the protein MRTKHRNIVRFLGYCADTHGKIMKHEGKCVLAEVRVRLLCFEYIANGSLRSELKDTNCRLEWHERYRIIKGVCQGLRYLHEEKNIVHLDLKPDNILLDREMVPKITDFGLSRLFDKQQTRIITANCRGSRGYMAPEYLDNGVITFKSDIYSLGVIILEILTGQKERCNVENVVENWKNRLQATLSQLLLEAYCHQVKTCAEIALKCVHDNSQNRPDIGAIITMLNETETGFQEQETSTSCKLLEIHPLELRFPFELNRLATCPLYLANSTDDRIAFRLRPGNPERYFTEWLCGVVEPRSTYTLTVTMKEQKQHPPLDIDEFLIKQSRIMDSGQLKDINQGEADAEFDNFFEEVQKTCVDLVHENTLMALCDPQAETTSEVISTVIFDKMVSMDVHPTEPWIVTGHFNGHVCMWNYQTKAMVKSFELTREQEVLTVKFLAQKQWIVAGGGDGRIYVYSYNTMKRVKSFRALSNQITSLAIHPTEPYVLSASYDLVIKMWDWENGWKSTRKFEDAHSSSVMQIAFNPNDVKAFASVSKDYTLKIWSVDSPRANFTLAGHTSHVRCLDYFTRGDRQYLITGSDDGTAKIWNLQKKICVETLEGHANRVSAVCSHPELPILMTGSRDGTVRLWNSNSFRLEGVLNFGLRKVHALACMKDSRVVIGHSHGLAITEIGHHGRW; encoded by the exons ATACAAATTGTAGACTTGAATGGCATGAGCGATACAGGATAATTAAAGGAGTTTGTCAAGGTTTGCGTTATCTACACGAGGAAAAGAATATTGTTCACTTAGATCTGAAGCCAGACAATATATTACTTGACCGAGAAATGGTTCCAAAAATAACCGATTTTGGTCTGTCAAGACTCTTTGACAAACAACAAACTCGAATTATAACTGCAAACTGTCGTGGGTCAAG GGGATATATGGCGCCAGAATACTTGGATAATGGAGTAATTACGTTCAAGTCAGACATATACAGTTTGGGTGTGATAATCCTAGAGATTTTAACAGGGCAAAAGGAGAGATGCAACGTTGAAAAT GTAGTTGAAAATTGGAAGAATAGACTGCAGGCAACGCTGAGCCAGTTGTTACTAGAAGCATACTGCCATCAAGTGAAGACATGTGCAGAGATTGCATTAAAATGTGTACATGACAACAGTCAAAATAGGCCCGATATTGGGGCCATTATTACTATGCTGAATGAAACAGAAACTGgtttccaagaacaagaaacttCTACATCCTGTAAGCTGCTTGAGATTCATCCCCTGGAGCTTCGATTCCCTTTCGAGCTTAACAGGTTGGCCACATGCCCATTGTACCTAGCCAACAGCACAGATGACCGTATCGCCTTCAGGCTTCGGCCAGGGAACCCAGAGAGGTACTTCACTGAGTGGCTCTGCGGTGTCGTGGAACCAAGATCCACTTACACCCTTACTGTGACTATGAAAGAACAGAAACAGCACCCACCGCTGGACATAGACGAGTTTCTAATTAAGCAGAGCCGTATAATGGATAGTGGCCAGCTTAAGGATATAAACCAAGGAGAAGCTGATGCTGAGTTTGATAATTTTTTTGAGGAAGTTCAAAAGACATGTGTTGATTTGGTGCATGAAAATACGCTGATGGCTCTTTGTGACCCACAAGCAGAGACAACCTCTGAG GTCATCTCAACGGTGATTTTTGATAAAATGGTTTCCATGGATGTACATCCAACAGAACCTTG GATTGTAACCGGTCACTTCAATGGGCATGTCTGCATGTGGAACTATCAGACAAAG GCAATGGTAAAGTCGTTTGAACTCACAAGGGAACAGGAAG TTTTGACGGTTAAATTTCTTGCACAAAAGCAATGGATTGTTGCCGGAGGTGGAGATGGTCGCATCTATGTGTACAGTTATAACACAATGAAGAGAGTCAAGAGTTTCAGGGCTCTCAGTAACCAGATCACTTCTTTGGCTATTCATCCAACTGAACCTTATGTACTGTCAGCATCCTATGACCTTGTAATTAAGATGTGGGACTGGGAAAATGGCTGGAAATCCACACGGAAATTTGAGGATGCGCACTCCAGCTCTGTGATGCAGATTGCCTTCAACCCCAATGATGTCAAAGcttttgcaagtgtttccaagGATTATACCTTAAAG ATCTGGAGTGTTGATTCTCCCCGTGCTAATTTCACATTGGCCGGGCATACATCTCATGTGAGATGTTTGGATTACTTTACTCGAGGTGACAGGCAATACTTGATTACCGGCTCTGATGATGGGACTGCCAAG ATTTGGAACTTGCAGAAGAAGATTTGCGTTGAAACACTGGAAGGACACGCAAATAGAGTCAGCGCTGTATGTTCCCATCCTGAGCTTCCTATATTGATGACAGGTTCCCGCGATGGGACTGTTCGTCTTTGGAACTCTAATAGCTTCAG GCTTGAGGGCGTACTCAACTTTGGTCTCAGAAAAGTCCATGCCTTAGCATGTATGAAGGACTCAAG GGTTGTTATTGGACACAGCCATGGATTAGCAATTACGGAGATTGGCCATCATGGACGTTGGTAG